The following DNA comes from Musa acuminata AAA Group cultivar baxijiao chromosome BXJ1-4, Cavendish_Baxijiao_AAA, whole genome shotgun sequence.
AATTAGTCTATCGGGCCCGGGTCGTGACACGTGTAAAATGATCCTAGTGCAACTTGATAGAGAGTGATTTAATGTATTTTCATGCTTTATTTTACAAGCTTTTCCTATTCTTTAAAATCCTTTTGGAGGGCTTTTATTGGAAAATTTGTCTACATAATGGAGGATTGTGCTCATTGTGGGGCTTCAGAACATGTTCTATGAAGTTCTTTGTTCTTCCATGATTCAGTTGACTCTTTTATCCACTAGGATGATGATTTACTAATGTGGAATATTGTGCTGATTAGTCAAATTAGTTTTCATGTCATTCACTGGGAAGATGATCTACTACTAATGTGGAATATCGTACTGATTGGTCAAATTAGTTTTCATGTCATTCtgacaaaatatttcatatgttgcAGGTCTTCTCATTTGAAGATGGTCCTGTTCATTCTGTTTGGCAGACTATAGGGGTATCTGTTTACATCCTGCCTATAACAACAAAACGAGAAATCACCATAGATTGGTTAGAGTAAGTGACAAAGTTGACCtagttaaaatattatatatttacttCCTTAATGTGCTTAAGTGTCTTCTGATAGACACATTATTAATTTCTTGATAAATTGCTTTCTGATTGGGTTTTTTACATTCTTTCTGCAGCTATAATGGTATTCTTGTGAGTTCTCTGGACTCAAGGCCTTTGATTTCATGGTAAACTCATCTTCCATAATTCTAATTCTATTTTCACTTTAATGACTTAACATGCAGATTCTTCAGTGTAGTTTGTTGTGTTTGGTTTGAGATTTCAGTGAAAATTCATTTTTTTGGTTCTATATGGATGCTAAACTAGTTACTGTCAGAGATATTGTTCACTGTACCTGTGTATATTATGTTTGGCATGCTTATCCGACGTTTTTATATTTTCAAGTTATTAGTTATTACCATTGTAATTGATTTTAAATGTTGAAATTGAATTCTACAGATGTAAATTTACTAACTATTAACCAAAGGAAATGAAGCCCATGTACATTCTAACTCTTGAATTGCACAAAATAAGCTTAGACAACAAAACACTAAAAGGTAAAAGCAAGTAGTTTAACTCTTTTACTTTGTATCTTTTAGTAGATGTATTAGTCACCAATATATTTTGCCCAAAGTAGCAAGTGAGTAATTTTAATATGAACCATGACCCAAAACAATGAACCAACTAGTCTTATTCTCCATGTATCCCAAATCAAAATATATGGTGTAGCCCATAGGCCCCATACTTGCACCTTTATAAAGGCCTGCTGGGTTTTACTTTCTAACTAGACATTAAAAAAATCTGAATTCTTATTTGCTACCTTGTTTTTATTCTCTGTGGTATGGCTGATAATTCAAACCAAGAAAACCCAAAAAATTGAACCAAATTGAGTTCGGTTTGATTTAGCTTGGTTTCCGTCATAGGTCCAGTTAATGTCAGTTTCGGTCTGTTAAAAACACACCTCCTGACTTTGCTTTCAATTTAACAGGTTGACAAACTTGAGTTGTTGATGATAAACCGAATAGCTATGAGAACTATCCTTATCCACTGTTGATCTTGATAGGTTGAATGGTTAAATTACTTATAGCATCCATGCTATGTTACCATTCGTGCAGCCCGAAATCTATTTACCTCCGCCACTTTGTTGCTCATCCTCTTTCCTACTTTGTCTCTCTTTTCCTCCTTCCCCTTTCCATTATGGACCTCTGCCTCTCTCGCTCTTCCTTTGCTTCTTCTAGCTAGCTGCAGTCGCAGTGCCCACAGCCAGCAGCGTAGGTAGAGCGTAAAGGAACAGAGGAGCTCTTGGCCTTTTAACTGGTAGGTCTCAAGATTGGGGTCTCATCCATCATCAATCTAGTGGTGTGATCTTGGAGGTCATAAGTGGAGTTGCTTATCTTGCTGCAGGCAAATTCACCTTGATCTTCCATGCCACTGGCACTGTACATGCTTCCTCACGGCTGGCTCCTTGCTCTAATGGAGCTATTTCCAAAATAGAAGGATCGTATGCTTCATTAATGCATCTGGAATAGACTCCAACAAACTTGAAAGGAGtaagaaaaaatgaaataaatgtaCTGTTAAATATTGTTCATATGTTACTAATAGTAATCTAAATCAGAAAAGTGCTTATATTTCTTTCAAGGTGATATATTCATGCTGGCTTACAGTCTTTTGCAGGAGCCTTTTAAAAATGTACCTGTAATCTGGACCATCCATGAAAGGTCTCTGGCCCTTCATCTAAATAAATATGCTGCAAATGGTCAGGTTCAGCTTTTGAGTGACTGGAAGCAAGCTTTTAGTAGAGCTACCGTTGTAGTGTTTCCAATGTATATAATGCCGGTAATATGTTCTTGTCATGCTGAATCTTTTCACTGATATTGATCCACACAGGGCTCAGATATAAATTGGTAGATTTGTATTATAATGTTTATCAATCTTTTTTCTGTTCTTCAGATGATGTATTCAGAATTTGATGTTGATAACTTTCTGGTTATTCCTGGTTCTCCTGCTGAAGCATGGGAGGCAGATAGCTCAGCTAAACAGAAACACCataatttaaaagaaaatatgGGTTATGGACCAGAGGACTTTGTCATTGCTATTGTCAGCAGTCAATTTTCATATAGTGGTATGTTAATAGATCATGCATTGATCCTGGAAGCACTAACACCACTGCTCCAGCAGCTTCCATATGTTAatacttctttttcttctctaaaAATTGGCATTTTGAGTCCCAATTTGACTGCTGCAAGCAGGACTGCTTTGGAGGTAATGTTCTTTCTTAAAGCCATCATTCATCCTTGCTCCAATGTTCCTGAGCTTGCTCCTTGTTTctggatccttttttttttttttcaatttctaTTCTTTAATGTCATTGTCCTATGAATAATTTCAGGCAATTGCCCAGAAGGTTGGCTTTCCAAACAGCATTGTGGAAAATATTATAGTTGATCAAGACATGAACAACTTTATGGACATAGCAGATATTGTAATATATGGATCATTTCTTGAGGAGCAATTCTTTCCTAATATTCTTATGCAAGCTCTGAGTCTAGGAAAGTTGGTTGTTGCTCCAGACCTTGTCATGATTAGCAAATATGTATGTAGATGTCTAAATACCTCTTTGTTTTGCCAGTTCTTGCATCGTATTCATAATGAATGACTGCATTGTTTATGGCTTAGGTTGTCAATGGGATGAATGCATATCTTTTTTCTAAAGAGAAAGTTGACACACTGAGTAAGATTTTGCTTGAAGTAGTTTCAAATGGAAAATTGTCTCTATCTGCTCAGCAAGTTGCATCAGATGGGAAAAGGCATGCCAGAAACTTAATGGCAACTGAAACGATCCAAGGCTATGTTTCATTGCTAGAAAAGGTTGTCAAGTTTCCATCAGAAATTGCACCTCCTAAGCCTATTGAAGAGATACCGGTGAAACTAAGAGAGGAATGGCAATGGGATCTTTTTTTGAATATTAGAGGCATGGATAATCTGAACGGAAGCTTTAAAAGATATAAAATGTTAGACAAAGTTGAGGAGCAGTTCAATCAAAGAAATTCTGCTAATACTTCTGCAAATTTCGATGAAGCATTTTCCTCGATAGCCTGGGAGGAAGAGAAAATCATAGAGATGATGAATGCTAAAAggcgaatagaagaagaagaggtgagaAAGTAGGGTTGTTACATTTCACTATCGTTTAACAATTTGTATTGACTTTCTTTTAACCACTTTTCCTCAGAGCATATTCTGTTGAAACTCGATGCAGTTGAAGGATAGGAGTGATCAGCCTCACGGAACATGGGAGGAAGTCTATAGGAGTTCTAAAAGAGCTGACAGAGCAAGAAATGAATTGCATGAGAGAGATGAAAGAGAGCTTGAGCGGACAGGTCAGCTCCTGTGTGTATATGAACCTTATTTTGGTGAAGGGGCTTGGCCTTTCCTGCACCAAACCTCGCTCTATCGTGGAGTTGGCTTAGTAAGttgttgaaaaatattatattatgacAAATTTGTTATCAAAACATCATATCAATACGTCATTCCATAATGATCTTAAAGAAAAGTGACAACAATTACTGAAAGTAGTTTATGAAGGAAAAGATATATAGCCACCTTGCCATCTCTGTCTCAATTAATTACAAGAGAAAAAGCTGGCTGGTGATTACAGTGATGACTTGCATCCATATGTTAGATACTAGTCTTAGCCGAAGCTGGTGATCATATGTTTCAACATTCTAATCTTAAGCCTACGAATTGTGGAAACTTTACATTCTTTCAGAAGTTACCAAACATGTAAAAATTGAGGGAATCATGTATAGGCAAAAAGTTAGATAATTTGTTGAAATATAGATAATATCTAGTTTACTGAGTACTTAGTAGGTTGGTCTTCTCTTCTTGTTCGGTTATGCTGCATACATTATTAGGCATTCAAAGGATACCACAAGAAGCTTCTTTTGATGATTGTACTCTTATCCAATGACCATTGTTTCTGGGCAAGGGAGTTTGGTTGTTACCTTATCAGCATAAGTATGATTCTGTGCTTTGTCAAACCAAATCTAGCCTAGTCATATGTTAGCACTGCTGGCATATGTCGACATAACTTGTTCAGTACCTGTCTGGCATGGTATGTCTTGACCCGTGCCAGCACGTGCCTATCAGTATGACAATTCTTATGTTTAACAATTAAACAGTTCTTATTGTCATTATGACTGGCTATTTACTGATCTTTCCTGCTAACCATGAAGTATTGTTATTTAATAGTCATCTAAAGGACGAAGACCTGGAGCTGATGATATAGATGCTTCTTCTCGTCTTCCACTTTTAAGTAATTCATATTACCGAGATGTGCTTGGTGAATATGGAGCATTCTTTGCTTTGGCTAACCGGATTGATCGTGTACATAAGAATGCTTGGATTGGTTTCCAATCATGGAGAGCTTCAGCTAGGAAGGTttgtattgatttataataattttacagTTTGTATAGATCCATGTGTTTTTTGTGGCAATGCCTCTATTGTTGAAGGCTAAAATCCCTGTTTTTCCTGTTCAAATAGCAATGTTGTGTTAAAATTTGTGTTTCTACTTTCCAAAGTAGttttttttaatgatgctttATGACAGTAGGAATATTTCTAAACTTGATAACTTGTATAAATTTATTTACCTAACTTTAGCAATCACTAGACTCAAAAAGTCATGTTAATGTTGACCATATATTTAGGATGAGATGGCTGACAAGGCTTTCTgggttatgttataaattttctacccttttttttgtttcttaacaAGTACAAGCTACCATGTTTTTTGGTTTGTTACACTTATCAACGCCATTCATTTGACAACCAACATCATTTATTTTTGGATAAACAATGAACATTTAATTGATTGACAAACATTGAATTGTTGTGTGATATCTCGATTAGTCCCATATAGGGAATGGATATGGTTGATTTTCTAAATAAGATTAGATGGACCTATTTTGTAATGCATGTGGGCCATTTGTTACGTCTTGACTAAGGATGTGAAGCCTGGGTAGATGTATTAAGATTTGACTAAGGATGTTGAAGCCTAGGTAGGGAGAAACCATAGTACCCCAATTAATCCCACATCAGGAATTGATGATAGGTTTATTGGTATATAAGACCAGATGAGCTTACTATTAGTATTCTGATAGAGGTTCAGTCAGATCAAGACACTGCTTTTATGGTGAGAAACTGAGATGGCATATTCTCCTGATGACTTGTGCTCCATAACTTATATGGGTTGTTTGAATGCCATAACATGGTATACAAGAATAATAGCATTTCTGTTACGTGTCTGTAAATCTTTTGCACTAATTGTCTTATTTTTCACTGCATGCAACTGTTGTAGAACAACCCTTGGTCTCAGCTTTTATGGCATTGAAATGACCTAAGTTGGTAGTAACACCATGGCTTTTGAGGCTTCTCCTTTGTTGCATTGCTTTGGATTCACCGATGTTGCCAATTTGTCACATGCAATTTCTTTACTATTATGTTCTATATTTCTACTTTCCATATGCAGTGTTGTTTTGTTCCCATAATTTTGCCTTCTGGTTACAACATACAAAAATCATTCTTGTAGCACACTTGTTACTCTTGCAGCTTGTTCTTACCTTCTCTTGTTCCATTTTCTGCTCTTCTTTA
Coding sequences within:
- the LOC135582562 gene encoding uncharacterized protein LOC135582562 isoform X1 translates to MGSLEAAVVGAPPKRSPPLRSSPPPAAGRSSLHRARSRLARFLFSEKVGYVQWVLTVAAFLLVIALFQAFLPGSAVERPGGGRDAGGGGLAQIQGLDFGEGIRFVPTKLLERWERESREANSSASGAFGGRPPRRFGLRKPLLALVFPDLLPDAMQLQMVSIASVLKEISYDVEVFSFEDGPVHSVWQTIGVSVYILPITTKREITIDWLDYNGILVSSLDSRPLISCLLQEPFKNVPVIWTIHERSLALHLNKYAANGQVQLLSDWKQAFSRATVVVFPMYIMPMMYSEFDVDNFLVIPGSPAEAWEADSSAKQKHHNLKENMGYGPEDFVIAIVSSQFSYSGMLIDHALILEALTPLLQQLPYVNTSFSSLKIGILSPNLTAASRTALEAIAQKVGFPNSIVENIIVDQDMNNFMDIADIVIYGSFLEEQFFPNILMQALSLGKLVVAPDLVMISKYVVNGMNAYLFSKEKVDTLSKILLEVVSNGKLSLSAQQVASDGKRHARNLMATETIQGYVSLLEKVVKFPSEIAPPKPIEEIPVKLREEWQWDLFLNIRGMDNLNGSFKRYKMLDKVEEQFNQRNSANTSANFDEAFSSIAWEEEKIIEMMNAKRRIEEEELKDRSDQPHGTWEEVYRSSKRADRARNELHERDERELERTGQLLCVYEPYFGEGAWPFLHQTSLYRGVGLSSKGRRPGADDIDASSRLPLLSNSYYRDVLGEYGAFFALANRIDRVHKNAWIGFQSWRASARKNSLSKEAEAKLLEAIQKRRHGDALYFWIRLDKDPRNPQHLDFWDFCDAINAGNCRFAVAKVLRRMYNIQLDWNSLPLMPKDGDSWSVMHSWVLPTRSFLEFVMFSRMFVDEMDALAYDDHHTSGHCFLSMSKDRQCYSRLLELLANVWAYHSARRMVYVNPESGAMQEQHRLENRRGQMWIRWFSYATLKGMDQDRAEEADSDRPDRRWLWPQTGEVVWRGVYERERNMRQQQKERRKQQSKDKIRRIKKRARQKTLGKYIKPPPDGADNVNTTRRR
- the LOC135582562 gene encoding uncharacterized protein LOC135582562 isoform X2, producing MGSLEAAVVGAPPKRSPPLRSSPPPAAGRSSLHRARSRLARFLFSEKVGYVQWVLTVAAFLLVIALFQAFLPGSAVERPGGGRDAGGGGLAQIQGLDFGEGIRFVPTKLLERWERESREANSSASGAFGGRPPRRFGLRKPLLALVFPDLLPDAMQLQMVSIASVLKEISYDVEVFSFEDGPVHSVWQTIGVSVYILPITTKREITIDWLDYNGILVSSLDSRPLISCLLQEPFKNVPVIWTIHERSLALHLNKYAANGQVQLLSDWKQAFSRATVVVFPMYIMPMMYSEFDVDNFLVIPGSPAEAWEADSSAKQKHHNLKENMGYGPEDFVIAIVSSQFSYSGMLIDHALILEALTPLLQQLPYVNTSFSSLKIGILSPNLTAASRTALEAIAQKVGFPNSIVENIIVDQDMNNFMDIADIVIYGSFLEEQFFPNILMQALSLGKLVVAPDLVMISKYVVNGMNAYLFSKEKVDTLSKILLEVVSNGKLSLSAQQVASDGKRHARNLMATETIQGYVSLLEKVVKFPSEIAPPKPIEEIPVKLREEWQWDLFLNIRGMDNLNGSFKRYKMLDKVEEQFNQRNSANTSANFDEAFSSIAWEEEKIIEMMNAKRRIEEEELKDRSDQPHGTWEEVYRSSKRADRARNELHERDERELERTGQLLCVYEPYFGEGAWPFLHQTSLYRGVGLSSKGRRPGADDIDASSRLPLLSNSYYRDVLGEYGAFFALANRIDRVHKNAWIGFQSWRASARKNSLSKEAEAKLLEAIQKRRHGDALYFWIRLDKDPRNPQHLDFWDFCDAINAGNCRFAVAKVLRRMYNIQLDWNSLPLMPKDGDSWSVMHSWVLPTRSFLEFVMFSRKVQRTILCHKKTILIGIRRSLSQNDQPNY